A single genomic interval of Bacillus oleivorans harbors:
- a CDS encoding penicillin-binding transpeptidase domain-containing protein: MKKLICVLFMLLVTFFLSACNNEPTAQGRFKEYIKLWNEQKFAEMYDFLTADAKQRITKEEFVGRYEKVYGDLEISDLKVTTNPPKEEVEGEEADFSFSAEMNSLAGPISFQHSAPLKKEERNDAENWYVHWDTTFIFPELGAEDKIRLTSTPSLRGEIVDRFGNGIAMNGTAYEIGIVPGQMEGKEQEIISQISELLGVSPERIQEALNADWVQPDYFVPIKKISTEETELLAAVTSIPSVVKKDVPARVYPYKEAAAHLVGYVGPITAEELEELSGKGYTSSDVVGKRGMEQVLEERLKGENGAKIYIEKADGSEVVLAEKEAVNGENVALTIDMNLQTKIYNELNGEPGTGIALHPLTGETLALVSSPSFNPNTATLGATGQFWQELEENPLKPLTTRFKQRYAPGSVMKPITAAIGLNQGAITPDWTIDVNGLQWQKDSSWGDYKVTRVKDTNGPVNLDRALIVSDNIYFAQAALQIGAQGFTEGLTSFGFGEEIDYPFPLDPGNIGDLENEIRLADSGYGQGQIEMNIVHLAAAYTPFLNKGTMLRPTLLAEQETSQPWKENLVNAEIVNQINTSLRKVIEDRNGTAKTARIDGYPLAGKTGTAEIKEQQGVQGKENGWFIAYNLDNPELLIAMMVEGVQDKGGSEAAVSRVRNVIASQR; the protein is encoded by the coding sequence TTGAAAAAATTGATATGCGTTTTGTTCATGCTTTTGGTCACATTTTTCCTTTCAGCCTGCAATAATGAACCGACTGCTCAAGGTAGATTCAAAGAATATATCAAACTGTGGAATGAGCAAAAATTTGCTGAAATGTACGATTTTTTAACAGCTGATGCTAAACAAAGAATTACAAAGGAAGAGTTTGTCGGACGATATGAAAAAGTTTATGGTGATCTGGAGATAAGCGACTTAAAAGTCACTACCAATCCACCGAAGGAAGAAGTCGAGGGAGAAGAAGCTGATTTTTCATTCTCCGCAGAAATGAACTCACTCGCAGGGCCGATATCATTTCAGCATAGTGCCCCGTTAAAGAAAGAAGAGCGGAATGATGCTGAAAACTGGTACGTGCACTGGGATACGACTTTTATATTTCCTGAGCTTGGAGCGGAGGATAAAATAAGGCTCACTAGCACTCCTTCTCTTAGAGGGGAGATAGTAGACCGCTTTGGCAACGGAATCGCAATGAACGGCACTGCTTATGAAATTGGGATTGTGCCAGGGCAAATGGAAGGCAAGGAGCAAGAGATTATATCACAAATCTCAGAATTGCTTGGGGTCAGCCCGGAACGAATCCAGGAAGCGTTAAATGCTGACTGGGTACAGCCGGATTACTTTGTCCCGATTAAAAAGATTTCAACAGAGGAAACGGAACTGCTTGCCGCAGTGACTTCAATCCCCTCTGTTGTAAAGAAGGATGTACCGGCCCGAGTTTATCCTTACAAGGAGGCGGCAGCACATCTTGTCGGATATGTGGGGCCCATTACAGCTGAGGAGCTCGAAGAATTATCAGGCAAAGGATATACCAGCAGCGATGTGGTTGGCAAAAGAGGGATGGAACAAGTACTCGAAGAAAGGCTAAAAGGGGAGAACGGCGCAAAAATCTATATTGAGAAAGCAGATGGGTCAGAAGTGGTTCTTGCCGAAAAAGAAGCAGTGAATGGAGAAAATGTTGCATTAACGATTGATATGAACCTGCAAACGAAAATATATAATGAACTGAACGGAGAACCGGGAACCGGCATTGCCCTTCATCCTTTAACCGGGGAAACGCTGGCGCTTGTCAGCAGTCCGTCTTTTAATCCTAACACTGCAACCCTCGGAGCAACTGGGCAGTTTTGGCAAGAGCTTGAGGAAAATCCGTTAAAACCGCTGACAACCCGCTTCAAACAGAGATATGCTCCAGGTTCAGTCATGAAGCCGATCACAGCTGCTATCGGTTTAAATCAAGGAGCCATCACACCAGATTGGACGATAGACGTGAATGGGCTTCAATGGCAGAAGGACAGTTCGTGGGGTGATTATAAAGTCACCAGAGTAAAAGATACCAATGGTCCGGTAAACCTTGACCGGGCGCTCATTGTTTCAGACAATATTTATTTTGCACAGGCAGCGTTACAAATTGGCGCACAAGGGTTTACAGAAGGTTTGACAAGCTTTGGCTTTGGTGAGGAAATCGATTATCCGTTTCCACTTGATCCCGGCAATATCGGCGATCTGGAGAATGAAATCCGTCTTGCGGACTCTGGTTATGGTCAGGGGCAGATTGAAATGAATATAGTGCACTTGGCGGCAGCCTACACCCCGTTTCTTAACAAGGGAACGATGCTTAGGCCAACACTTCTAGCTGAACAAGAAACTTCCCAGCCGTGGAAAGAAAATTTGGTCAATGCGGAAATAGTAAATCAAATAAATACTTCATTGAGAAAAGTAATTGAAGATCGGAATGGGACTGCTAAAACCGCCAGAATAGACGGTTATCCTCTTGCAGGGAAAACGGGGACAGCTGAAATTAAAGAGCAGCAAGGGGTACAAGGAAAAGAAAACGGCTGGTTTATTGCTTATAACTTGGATAACCCTGAACTTCTAATTGCAATGATGGTAGAAGGGGTCCAAGACAAAGGAGGATCCGAAGCTGCAGTGAGCCGGGTCAGAAATGTGATTGCAAGCCAGAGATAA
- a CDS encoding excisionase family DNA-binding protein produces MYLTIKETAEYLSLDESYIESLILLKRIRAVHDGEQYLINKDQFNTHFQQLEHYRAMIAEYLSEPIPEDIDIKDED; encoded by the coding sequence ATGTATCTAACCATCAAAGAAACTGCCGAATATTTATCTTTAGACGAATCGTATATTGAGAGTCTGATTTTACTAAAACGAATTCGTGCGGTCCATGATGGGGAGCAATACTTGATCAATAAAGACCAGTTTAACACTCATTTCCAACAGCTCGAGCATTATCGGGCGATGATTGCTGAATATTTAAGTGAACCGATTCCAGAAGATATAGATATTAAAGATGAAGATTAA
- a CDS encoding Zn-dependent hydrolase, with protein MVNIERLWDKIHELALIGQTEDNGVTRFSYTKDEHEANELVKQYMEQAGLEVSYDAIGNLIGSTPGKEDLPAILLGSHIDTVPNGGKFDGSLGVLTAIEVMQSLQEQQIRLKHPVKVIAFKDEEGARFGFGLLGSRAVAGRLKDEDLDKKDAKGISIREALINQGYDPEKIETAKMDHVKAYIELHIEQGKVLENQEVPVGNVTGIAGPLWLKVKLEGEAEHAGATPMGQRKDPLVAASLVIAEIEKLASQYPYAVATVGSLSLTPGGINVIPGSVEFTVDIRDISEEIRDQLEKEITDFSIQIGNEREIKVTIEELQRVAPVLCSEDIQSLIMESISELNIPVISLPSGAGHDAMQFNRLFPVGMIFVRSKDGISHNPKEFTSKEDVKAGAETMLKTLIKLDEL; from the coding sequence ATGGTCAATATAGAAAGACTCTGGGATAAAATCCACGAGCTTGCTTTAATTGGACAGACTGAGGACAATGGCGTTACCCGTTTTTCCTACACCAAAGATGAACATGAGGCGAATGAATTGGTGAAACAATATATGGAGCAAGCAGGGTTAGAGGTATCGTATGATGCAATTGGAAACTTAATCGGTTCGACACCTGGAAAAGAGGATTTGCCGGCCATTCTGTTAGGATCTCATATCGATACCGTCCCAAATGGCGGAAAATTTGACGGCAGCTTAGGGGTGTTGACGGCAATTGAAGTCATGCAATCGTTACAGGAGCAGCAAATCCGCTTAAAGCATCCGGTTAAGGTGATTGCTTTTAAAGATGAAGAGGGAGCAAGATTTGGCTTTGGTTTACTTGGAAGCCGGGCTGTCGCAGGAAGATTAAAAGACGAAGACCTAGATAAAAAGGATGCGAAAGGCATTTCCATCCGAGAGGCGTTAATCAATCAAGGCTATGATCCTGAAAAAATCGAAACAGCTAAAATGGATCACGTAAAAGCTTACATAGAGCTACATATTGAACAAGGCAAAGTATTAGAAAACCAAGAAGTTCCTGTTGGAAATGTGACGGGTATTGCTGGCCCGCTTTGGTTAAAGGTAAAACTAGAGGGAGAAGCTGAACATGCAGGGGCAACTCCAATGGGACAAAGAAAAGACCCATTAGTGGCAGCCAGTCTCGTGATCGCTGAAATTGAAAAATTGGCCAGTCAATATCCATATGCGGTTGCAACAGTTGGTTCTTTGTCGCTTACTCCTGGAGGAATTAATGTAATTCCTGGCAGTGTTGAATTTACAGTCGATATACGTGACATATCAGAGGAAATTCGAGACCAGCTTGAAAAAGAAATTACAGATTTCTCCATTCAAATTGGAAATGAGCGCGAGATAAAAGTAACGATTGAAGAACTGCAAAGGGTAGCTCCTGTATTATGTTCTGAAGATATTCAATCCCTTATTATGGAGAGCATTAGTGAACTGAATATTCCAGTTATCTCCTTGCCAAGCGGGGCAGGTCATGATGCGATGCAATTCAATCGTCTTTTTCCAGTTGGCATGATTTTTGTTCGTTCCAAGGATGGCATTAGTCATAATCCTAAAGAATTTACTTCCAAAGAGGACGTAAAAGCCGGAGCCGAAACCATGCTTAAAACATTAATAAAACTCGACGAACTCTAA
- the cidR gene encoding cidABC operon transcriptional activator CidR, whose protein sequence is MDIKHLQYFIEVTKFNSFSKAADHLFITQPTISKMIKNLEEELGVTLFDRSRKQLTLTDAGKIILEQAKLIDKAFNNLESELDNLLELKKGHIRIGLPPIFDAHFLIKIIGLFHEKYPGITFQLEEDGSKKIEEDVKNGLLDVGVIVLPTKEEVFDYFAFMEEDLQLILHPSHPLAKKEEVQLSELADESFILFNKDFVLNDKIVSSCNIAGFTPHIISESSQWSFIEEMVASKLGVSLLPESICGHLKEHVKTVKVVNPSIGWNLAMIWSKELYLSYAAKEWLRFTMDHFIHQNQ, encoded by the coding sequence ATGGATATCAAACATTTACAGTATTTCATCGAAGTTACAAAATTCAATAGTTTTTCTAAGGCTGCGGATCATTTGTTTATTACGCAGCCTACAATTAGTAAGATGATTAAAAATTTAGAGGAAGAGCTGGGAGTCACACTGTTTGACCGCTCGCGGAAGCAGCTGACTTTGACGGATGCAGGGAAAATTATATTAGAGCAGGCTAAATTAATTGATAAAGCATTCAATAATTTAGAATCTGAACTAGATAATCTGCTTGAATTAAAAAAAGGACATATCCGGATAGGTTTACCTCCTATATTTGATGCTCATTTTCTCATTAAAATCATCGGTCTCTTTCATGAAAAGTATCCGGGCATCACGTTCCAATTAGAAGAAGATGGATCGAAAAAAATTGAGGAAGACGTAAAGAATGGCCTATTAGATGTGGGGGTCATCGTACTCCCAACAAAAGAAGAGGTATTTGACTATTTTGCTTTTATGGAAGAAGATCTGCAATTAATTCTTCACCCCTCCCATCCGTTAGCGAAAAAAGAAGAGGTCCAGTTGTCTGAATTGGCTGATGAATCCTTTATTTTATTTAATAAAGACTTTGTGTTAAATGATAAAATTGTTTCTTCCTGTAATATAGCCGGATTTACCCCGCACATCATTTCTGAGAGCTCTCAATGGTCCTTCATTGAAGAAATGGTGGCATCGAAATTAGGTGTATCCCTTTTACCGGAGAGTATTTGCGGACATTTAAAGGAGCATGTGAAAACAGTTAAAGTCGTGAATCCCTCGATCGGATGGAATTTAGCGATGATTTGGTCAAAAGAACTTTACCTATCCTATGCAGCAAAGGAATGGCTTCGCTTTACGATGGATCACTTTATACATCAGAATCAGTAA
- a CDS encoding acyl-CoA thioesterase, whose translation MEPKKVSESRIINTDQVLSCDLNNYNTLFGGVLMKKLDSAATLSARRHARVKECVTASTDSIDFLCPIHQTDSVCIESFVTYTGRTSMEIFCKVIAEDMLTGERRIAATAFLTFVALDEYKKPVEVPGVIPETEEEKFIYETGKERAEMRKIRRQKSKELAQYITVKKPWDH comes from the coding sequence ATGGAACCTAAAAAAGTAAGTGAAAGCCGCATTATTAATACAGACCAAGTATTATCATGCGATTTAAATAACTATAATACCCTTTTTGGCGGAGTCTTAATGAAAAAGCTTGATAGTGCTGCAACCCTATCCGCCCGCAGACACGCGCGCGTCAAAGAATGTGTAACAGCATCGACCGACTCTATTGATTTTCTCTGTCCGATTCACCAAACGGATTCAGTCTGTATCGAATCATTTGTAACCTATACCGGAAGAACCTCAATGGAGATTTTTTGTAAGGTCATTGCTGAAGATATGTTAACAGGAGAACGCAGAATAGCTGCAACAGCCTTTTTAACATTTGTCGCATTAGATGAATATAAAAAACCAGTAGAAGTGCCAGGTGTTATTCCTGAGACAGAAGAGGAAAAATTCATTTACGAGACAGGTAAAGAACGGGCAGAAATGCGGAAGATAAGAAGACAAAAGAGTAAAGAACTTGCTCAATATATAACCGTTAAAAAGCCATGGGATCATTAA
- a CDS encoding response regulator transcription factor: MIRIVIAEDQQLLLGAFGSLLDLEDDMEVVGKASNGEEAVALVRKLHPDVVIMDIEMPGKSGLEAAEELKDDDCKVIILTTFARSGYFQRALKAGVSGYFLKDSPSEDLANSIRSVMAGRRIYAPELIEDAYNVETNPLTEREREVLELVADGKDTKEIADTLQIKTGTVRNYISVILDKLGVKNRIEAIKQFKEK, encoded by the coding sequence ATGATTCGGATTGTCATTGCAGAAGATCAACAGCTGTTGTTAGGAGCTTTTGGTTCATTGCTTGATTTAGAGGATGATATGGAAGTAGTGGGGAAAGCGTCTAATGGAGAAGAAGCAGTAGCCCTAGTCCGAAAGCTTCATCCGGATGTGGTCATTATGGATATCGAAATGCCTGGAAAAAGCGGACTAGAAGCCGCTGAAGAATTAAAGGATGATGATTGCAAAGTTATTATATTAACCACCTTTGCTCGGTCTGGCTATTTTCAGCGTGCTTTAAAAGCCGGGGTCAGCGGTTACTTCTTAAAGGACAGTCCAAGTGAAGATTTGGCAAACTCCATCCGCAGTGTCATGGCTGGAAGACGGATATACGCGCCAGAGCTGATCGAGGATGCTTACAATGTTGAAACCAATCCTCTAACGGAACGGGAACGAGAAGTTTTAGAGCTCGTCGCCGACGGTAAAGACACAAAAGAAATTGCTGACACCCTCCAAATCAAAACCGGCACCGTCCGCAACTATATCTCTGTCATTCTCGACAAACTCGGAGTGAAAAACCGGATTGAAGCAATTAAACAGTTTAAAGAAAAGTAG
- a CDS encoding sensor histidine kinase, producing the protein MNVIKKYLAFQKNSGISPYIWVILFILPFYFIIQADTTIEIILGILLTFIFFILYRIAFFAKGWPVYLWTFLLIGISITTTSLYSYVYFAFFLAHYIGNIKDRLTFLILYFVHLISTSVSINFSIVQQDELFLKQLPFVIVIWISVILLPFNIYNRNEKGQLEEKLEDANKRIHELGVLEERQRIARDLHDTLGQKLSLIGLKSDLARRLLYKNPEQARNELKDVQQTARTALNEVRKMVSSMRAVRLKDELVLVKELLDAAEIHLEEVGDFELSNVPLLTEHILSMCLKEAVTNIVKHSGATCCSIKIEQTRAETIVTIHDNGVFKQSAQHLMQGHGLKGMKERLEFVNGSLGLLTKDGTTLRLRVPLDLTKPEKEEFT; encoded by the coding sequence ATGAATGTAATTAAAAAGTATTTGGCATTTCAAAAGAATAGCGGTATATCTCCCTATATATGGGTAATTCTTTTTATCCTGCCTTTTTATTTTATTATTCAAGCAGACACAACAATCGAAATCATTCTTGGGATTTTATTGACATTCATCTTTTTTATTCTATATCGCATTGCTTTTTTTGCTAAAGGCTGGCCCGTTTATCTATGGACATTTCTCCTGATCGGCATTTCGATTACAACAACGAGCCTATACAGCTATGTGTATTTTGCGTTTTTCTTAGCGCATTATATTGGAAATATTAAAGACCGTCTTACGTTTCTTATTCTTTATTTTGTTCATTTAATCAGCACCTCGGTCTCGATTAATTTTAGTATTGTGCAGCAGGATGAACTCTTTTTGAAACAGCTGCCCTTTGTAATCGTCATCTGGATTAGTGTGATTCTACTTCCGTTTAACATTTATAACCGGAATGAGAAGGGGCAGTTAGAAGAAAAATTAGAAGATGCCAATAAGAGAATTCATGAATTAGGTGTGTTGGAAGAACGGCAGAGAATTGCCCGTGACCTCCATGATACGCTTGGACAGAAGCTTTCTTTAATCGGATTAAAAAGTGACTTAGCCAGACGTTTATTATATAAAAATCCGGAACAAGCCCGAAACGAATTGAAGGATGTTCAACAAACTGCCAGAACAGCCCTTAATGAAGTCCGAAAAATGGTTTCATCCATGCGTGCGGTTCGCCTAAAGGATGAGCTTGTTCTGGTTAAAGAACTGCTAGATGCAGCCGAGATTCACCTTGAGGAAGTCGGAGATTTTGAATTATCCAATGTGCCATTATTAACCGAGCATATATTAAGTATGTGTTTAAAAGAGGCTGTGACCAATATTGTAAAGCATAGCGGAGCTACTTGCTGCTCTATAAAAATTGAACAAACACGGGCAGAAACAATCGTTACCATACATGATAATGGTGTATTTAAACAATCAGCCCAACATTTAATGCAGGGTCATGGATTGAAAGGAATGAAAGAACGCCTGGAATTTGTAAATGGCAGTTTAGGGCTATTGACGAAGGATGGGACTACTTTACGTTTACGAGTACCGCTTGATCTTACGAAACCTGAAAAGGAGGAGTTTACATGA
- a CDS encoding fatty acid desaturase, with amino-acid sequence MEKQNQKMLRKQVVPYEKPDTRKSIIQILDTIVPFFVVWILAYQSLSVSYWLTLALTVIGAGLLTRMFIIFHDCCHHSFFKSRKANKILGTITGILTLFPYSQWQHDHSIHHATSSNLDKRGTGDIWLLTVDEFRSASAWTRFRYRLYRNPLIMFGLGPTYVFLLKNRFNKKSAKRGERINLYITNIAIAAIIALLCYTIGWQAFLLVQGPIFLIAGSIGVWLFYVQHTFEDSYFEPNEKWDFVLAAVEGSSFYKLPKVLQWFTGNIGYHHVHHLCPRVPNYQLEAAHKNTDALKHVPTITLKTSLTSLRFRLWDENQKKFVHFKDVPLLPGMNHIPSQSKS; translated from the coding sequence ATGGAAAAACAAAATCAAAAGATGTTAAGAAAACAAGTGGTTCCTTATGAAAAGCCTGATACTCGGAAAAGTATCATTCAAATATTGGATACAATTGTTCCTTTCTTTGTTGTTTGGATTCTTGCATATCAAAGCCTCTCTGTCTCTTACTGGCTTACCCTTGCTTTAACGGTTATTGGAGCTGGACTTTTAACGCGGATGTTTATCATTTTTCACGATTGCTGCCATCACTCCTTTTTTAAAAGCAGAAAAGCCAACAAAATTCTTGGAACCATTACGGGAATCCTCACGTTATTTCCTTATAGCCAATGGCAGCATGATCATTCCATTCACCATGCGACGAGTTCAAATTTAGATAAACGCGGAACAGGCGATATCTGGCTGTTAACAGTAGATGAATTCCGGTCTGCATCAGCGTGGACACGCTTCCGTTACCGTCTATACCGGAATCCTCTTATTATGTTTGGTTTAGGTCCGACTTACGTATTTCTATTGAAAAACCGTTTTAATAAAAAAAGCGCAAAACGCGGAGAACGTATTAATTTATATATAACAAACATTGCGATTGCAGCCATTATTGCTCTTCTTTGTTACACGATTGGATGGCAGGCATTCCTTTTAGTACAGGGACCAATCTTTTTGATTGCCGGTTCAATCGGGGTATGGCTATTTTATGTGCAGCACACATTTGAAGATTCTTATTTTGAGCCAAATGAAAAATGGGATTTTGTTTTAGCCGCTGTGGAAGGAAGTTCTTTTTATAAGCTTCCTAAAGTGCTTCAATGGTTTACAGGGAATATTGGTTATCACCATGTTCATCATTTATGCCCAAGAGTCCCGAATTACCAATTGGAAGCGGCACATAAAAATACCGATGCTTTAAAGCATGTACCGACCATCACGTTAAAAACAAGCTTAACTTCACTTAGATTTCGGCTTTGGGACGAGAATCAAAAGAAGTTTGTTCATTTTAAAGATGTTCCATTGCTGCCAGGAATGAACCATATTCCATCTCAGTCTAAGTCGTAA
- a CDS encoding nicotinate phosphoribosyltransferase, protein MNIQDLALHTDKYEINMMYAHWINGTMNDHAVFEAYFRKLPFGNGYAVFAGLQRIVEYIQNLRFSEDDIQYLAEQEEQYDPAFLQMLREIRFNGNLYSVQEGEIVFPNEPLLRVEGTILETQLVETALLNFLNYQTLIATKASRIVRVAAGDGLLEFGSRRAQEADAAVWGARAAYIAGFDATSNMLAGKWFGIPTKGTHAHSWVQGHDSEEESFMKYANALPDQVALLVDTYDTLEKGIPNAIKTAHMLERKGKRMQSIRIDSGDLAYLSKKAREQLDKAGLDYVKIVVSNDLDEHLIFNLKAQGAKVDTWGVGTRLITAEDQPSLGGVYKLVAREKNGELIPVIKISGNQEKITTPGKKEVYRLVSQTTGKAISDYITLANEKDVLTRNRIELFDPVQLDTNRFAENFKAIPLLHPIIVNGALVYDLPDLEQIRSFHREQLELFEPELLRLLNPEIYQVYLSPKTWQLKRDMIREYKKEVQLERV, encoded by the coding sequence ATGAATATACAAGATTTAGCACTACATACTGATAAATATGAAATAAATATGATGTATGCCCACTGGATAAATGGAACAATGAATGACCATGCTGTTTTCGAGGCTTATTTTCGTAAACTTCCATTTGGCAATGGGTATGCTGTATTTGCTGGTTTACAGCGAATTGTTGAGTATATCCAAAATTTACGCTTCTCTGAAGATGACATTCAGTATTTGGCAGAGCAAGAGGAGCAATATGACCCTGCTTTTTTGCAAATGCTTCGTGAAATTCGTTTCAACGGGAATTTATACTCCGTGCAAGAGGGAGAAATAGTTTTTCCTAATGAACCGTTATTGCGGGTGGAAGGAACGATATTAGAAACACAATTGGTAGAAACCGCTCTTTTAAACTTTTTAAACTATCAGACTCTCATTGCGACAAAGGCATCACGGATTGTACGAGTTGCTGCAGGCGACGGTTTGTTAGAATTTGGATCAAGAAGGGCTCAGGAGGCCGATGCAGCTGTATGGGGAGCCCGTGCTGCATATATTGCCGGTTTCGATGCGACCAGTAATATGCTGGCGGGAAAATGGTTTGGAATCCCAACGAAAGGAACGCATGCCCATTCTTGGGTACAGGGGCATGACTCTGAAGAAGAATCTTTTATGAAATATGCCAATGCTTTGCCTGACCAGGTAGCATTGCTGGTAGATACTTATGATACCCTTGAAAAGGGGATTCCGAATGCAATTAAGACAGCCCATATGCTTGAAAGAAAAGGGAAACGGATGCAGTCAATCCGGATTGACAGCGGAGATTTAGCATACCTGTCTAAAAAAGCACGGGAACAGCTGGATAAGGCGGGGCTTGATTACGTTAAGATTGTGGTTTCTAACGATTTAGATGAGCATCTGATTTTTAATCTAAAGGCACAAGGGGCCAAAGTCGATACTTGGGGAGTAGGAACTCGCCTGATTACTGCTGAGGATCAGCCTTCTTTAGGCGGTGTCTATAAACTGGTTGCCCGTGAGAAGAACGGGGAGCTAATTCCCGTTATTAAAATTTCAGGTAACCAAGAAAAAATTACAACACCGGGTAAAAAAGAGGTGTACCGTCTTGTCAGTCAAACAACTGGGAAAGCTATCTCAGATTATATAACCTTAGCAAATGAAAAGGATGTCTTAACAAGAAACCGGATCGAGCTTTTTGATCCTGTCCAGCTTGACACGAACCGATTTGCAGAAAACTTTAAAGCCATCCCCCTCCTTCATCCGATTATAGTAAACGGAGCATTAGTTTACGATCTTCCTGATTTGGAGCAAATTAGAAGCTTTCATCGGGAGCAATTGGAGTTATTTGAGCCGGAATTATTACGTTTATTAAATCCTGAGATTTATCAAGTTTACTTAAGCCCGAAAACATGGCAATTAAAAAGAGATATGATCCGTGAATATAAAAAGGAAGTTCAATTAGAACGGGTTTAA
- a CDS encoding MerR family transcriptional regulator gives MEYTIQKLSRLAGVSTRTLRYYDEIGILKPARMNSSGYRIYGQTEVDRLQQILFYKELGVSLDQIKQILSDPAFNSLKALKEHHQQLLDKRKQLDLLIANVEKTIDAKEGRMTMSDREKFEGFKKKMIEDNEKKYGEEIREKYGEDTVRKSYEKFKNMTEEEYEEVTRLGQEVNDTLAEAVKSGDPGSSLAQKAADLHKQWLTYYWPEYSKEAHAGLGQMYVDDERFKAYYDQVHPKAAEFLRDAILIYTGLKK, from the coding sequence ATGGAATACACGATTCAAAAGCTAAGCAGATTGGCAGGAGTCAGTACAAGGACATTAAGGTATTATGATGAGATTGGAATTCTGAAGCCGGCCAGAATGAACTCATCGGGGTACCGGATTTATGGTCAAACCGAAGTTGACAGGCTGCAGCAAATCTTATTTTACAAAGAACTAGGGGTTAGTCTTGATCAAATTAAACAAATCCTATCTGATCCTGCTTTTAATAGCTTGAAGGCTCTAAAGGAACATCATCAACAGCTTCTTGACAAACGTAAGCAATTAGATCTCCTGATTGCGAATGTTGAAAAAACAATTGATGCAAAGGAAGGGAGAATGACAATGTCAGATCGGGAAAAATTTGAAGGCTTTAAGAAAAAAATGATTGAAGATAATGAGAAAAAATATGGGGAAGAAATCCGAGAAAAGTACGGCGAAGACACGGTAAGGAAGTCATATGAGAAGTTTAAAAACATGACAGAAGAAGAGTATGAAGAAGTCACTCGACTCGGTCAGGAAGTAAATGATACTTTAGCGGAAGCTGTAAAATCCGGAGATCCTGGAAGCAGTCTTGCCCAAAAAGCTGCAGATTTGCATAAACAATGGCTAACCTATTACTGGCCAGAGTATAGTAAAGAAGCACATGCGGGTCTTGGGCAAATGTATGTGGATGACGAAAGGTTTAAAGCCTATTATGATCAGGTGCATCCTAAAGCGGCAGAATTCTTAAGAGATGCGATTTTAATTTATACAGGTTTGAAAAAATAA
- a CDS encoding phospholipase, translating to MYPRQRRPSRCIFPGYRWCGPGCSGPGAPVNDVDACCMRHDLCYQRGGSRKRCDIEFMNCLRSKRNPRTQKGRQANLMYRFMQLKTAFDPRRF from the coding sequence ATGTATCCAAGACAAAGAAGGCCATCTCGGTGTATTTTTCCGGGGTACCGCTGGTGCGGTCCTGGGTGCAGCGGTCCTGGTGCACCTGTAAATGATGTAGATGCCTGTTGCATGAGGCATGATCTTTGTTATCAAAGAGGCGGATCGAGGAAAAGATGCGATATTGAATTCATGAATTGCTTGAGATCAAAAAGGAACCCTCGAACTCAAAAAGGAAGACAGGCTAATCTGATGTATCGTTTTATGCAATTAAAGACAGCCTTTGATCCAAGGAGATTTTAA